A stretch of DNA from Mycolicibacterium celeriflavum:
ATCGTCTACGACGACGCCGCCACGTAGCCGCCTGCGGCGACGGCGGGTCTGCTCAGGTCGGCGATTGCGCAGCTTGCCGTCGGTTTGCTCGGCTTCTTCGGTGGCGGTTGAGGCGGGTTCCCCGGCGCCGGAGTCAGGCTCGTCGGCGGCGGTTTTCTCCTCGTCATCCGCTTCGACGGTGGTCTCCTCGGACGCTTCGGAAGCGTCGCTAGCGTCTTCCGCCCCTTGGGGCTCTTCCGCCTCTTCGGCCTCTTCCGCGCCTTCGACCTCTTCGGCCTCGTCCGCTTCCTCAGCGCCCTTGCCCCGGCCGCGCCGCTTCTTCGGCGCCTTGACCTTGAGCGGTTTCGGCGGCGGTGGTGGCATCTCGGCGACCGAGGCCAGGTAGAACGCGAAGACGCCGAGCAGCGCGATCGCCGCGGCGGCCCCGTAGATGCCGAACAACCACCGGCCCGCGTCGTCGAGTGACAGCCAGATCTCGCTGATCGCCGCGCCGAGGATCAGCACCCCCGCCAACACGTGAAACACGATGGACCAGGTCCGCAGCCTCAGCGCCAGCAGCGGTGTGCCGAACTCCGGCCTGCGGGTCCGCAGCAGCGTGAACACCACCGGCAACGCGGCCAGCCCGATCAGCGCGCCGACCACAATGCGCATCGCGGTACCCAGTGTGTGGGGGATGTCGCCCGACAACTCGTACCAGCGGGGCAGGACGAAGAAGAAGTACAGAACACCGGCCACGACACTGAAAGACGCGTGCCAGATCACCGCGACGGTGCGGCTCATACTCCTCCTAGACGTTTGGTTGGCCGGGGTGCGACCGGGCGAGGGCCTGCAGATCGCACCCCGTGCCGAGTGCGGAGGATGCGGGATTTGAACCCGCGAGGGCTATTAACCCAACCCGCGTTCCAGGCGAGCGCCATAGGCCACTAGGCGAATCCTCCGCGGGCCATGGTAGCCGACCCCGCGGATGAGCCCGTCCGGATGCGGATGCCTCTGGTATTAGACTCGCCGTGGACCCCGCGCGGCGTCCATCCTGTGAACTCCCCCAGGGCCGGAAGGCAGCAAGGGTCAATGGGCTCTGGCGGGTGCGCGGGGTCCCCTTCTTCCATGGTTCGAAAGGTTTCTGGTGTCTTTTCTGTCGCTCGGCCGAGATGACCTCTCCGCACAGCACGAGCAGCAGAAGCGCAACTATGCCGAGCTGCAGGGCAAGGGCCTCAAGCTGGACCTGACCCGGGGCAAGCCGGCGCCCGCGCAGTTGGATCTGTCCAACGGGCTGCTGGACCTGCCCGGCAAGGACGACTTCCGCGACGGTGACGGCACCGACACCCGTAACTACGGCGGTGTGCACGGGTTGCCGGAATTGCGCGCGATCTTCGGCGAGCTGCTGGGCATTCCGGTGCAGAACCTCATCGCGGGTAACAACGCCAGCCTGGAGCTGATGCACGACGTGGTGGTGTTCTCGATGCTGCACGGCACCGCCGACTCGCCCCGGCCCTGGAGCCAGGAGCCGAAGCTGAAGTTCCTGTGCCCCGCTCCCGGTTACGACCGGCACTTCGCGATCACCGAGAGCCTCGGCATCGAGATGATCACCGTGCCGATGCGTGAGGACGGCCCCGATGTCGACCTGATCGAGGAACTCGTCGCCGCCGACCCGGCCATCAAGGGCATCTGGTGCGTCCCGGTGTACTCCAACCCGACCGGCGTCACGTACTCCTGGGAGGTCGTGCGGCGGCTCGTCCAGATGCGAACGGCGGCAACGGATTTCCGCATCATCTGGGATAACGCGTATGCGGTGCACACGCTGACGCACGACTTCGTCCGGCAGATCGACGTGCTCGGGTTGGCAGAAGCCGCGGGCAACGCAAACCGGCCGCTGGTGTTCGCGTCGACTTCGAAGATCACGTTCGCCGGTGCCGGGGTGAGCTTCCTGGGCGGGTCGCTGGGCAACATCGCCTGGTATCTGCAGCATGCGGGCAAGAAGTCGATCGGCCCCGACAAGGTGAACCAATTGCGGCACCTGCGCTTCTTCGGCGACGCCGACGGGGTGCGCCTGCAGATGCAACGCCATCAGGAACTGCTGGCGCCGAAGTTCGCGGCGGTGCTGGAGATCCTCTCCGACCGCCTCGGCGAGTCCAAGATCGCGTCGTGGACCGAACCCAAGGGCGGCTACTTCATCAGCCTCGACGTGCTGCCCGGAACGGCGCGGCGCACCGTGGCGCTGGCGAAGGACGCCGGCATCGCGGTGACCGAGGCCGGGGCGACGTTCCCGTACCGAAAAGACCCGGAGGACCGCAACATCCGGATCGCACCGACGTTCCCCGCCGAACCGGAGCTGCGGGCTGCGATCGACGGCCTGGCCACCTGTGCACTGCTGTCGGCCACCGAGTCGCTGCTGAAGGGCTAGCCCGTTTGTGAATCTGACGACGAAATCCGCTGAAAAACGCCGTCAGATTCACAACCGAAACCCACGCGAGTGCAGCGCGCTCTCGACTCTGGCCACATAGGTCGCGCGTCGATACCGCAGCAGGTCTCTGCTGACCCGGATGATCAGCCAGCCAAGTCCCGTCAAGACGAACTGCTTGTCGATATCGCGCTGCCGCACTCCGGGATCGGTCCAGTGTTGCGGCCCGTCGTATTCGATAGCGACCTTGAAATCCTCATATGCCATGTCCACGCGGGCGACGAACTGCCCGTACTCGTCGAACACCTGGACCTGGGTCTGCGGCGCCGGCAGGCCCGCATCGATCAACGCCAGTCGGGCGACCGTCTCCTGTGGTGATTCCGCGCCGCCGTCGACCAGCGGTAGCACACACCGCAGCCGCGGAATGTCGCGGGCGCCCGCGTGTGCGGCGATGACCGCCTCCACGTCGACGTGTTTGAGGCCGGTGGCGTTGGCCAGAGCGTCGAGACGTTGCACTGCGACGGTCCGAGACTCGAGGTGGCGACCGAGGTCGAATGCCGTGCGGGCCGGCGTCGTCACACGCATCTCGCCGAGCGTCGTGACTTCGTTCGGCAGCACCCGTTCAGTCCTGACGACGAGTTTCGGTGGCGGCCTGCGATTGTCGTGGATCAGCTCCGCGGCCTCCGACGGATCTATCCACTTGGTCTTCAGCATCGCCGCCGCCGACAGGCCCGCGACGACTCCGCGCCGCTTCGACCACAGCCATGCCGCCAGCGCCCGATGCTGCGCCGACACGGTCGCATCGCGTGGGACGTAGACCCCCGGATACATCGGTGCATACAAGCGGCGCATCGCACGTTCGGAGATGATGCCTGTCGACAACGCTTCGGTTCCGACGAACGGCCACGGCAGCTCGGTCATGCGCCTACGGTGCACGCGTGGGCCGACGGATCAGCGCTGCGCTCGGCGACTTATCCCCAGGGACGCGCCGCCCGCCCGAACCCATTTGTGAATCTGACGACGCGAATCGCCCCTCAACCGTCCTCAGGTGCACAATCCAGCGACGCAGTGGTGGCCCGTCAGCCCGTCGGACCGCGCCGGTAGCCTGCTGAGCGTGGCGCTCTACCGCAAGTACCGGCCTGCGACGTTCGCCGAAGTCGTCGGACAGGAACATGTCACCGAGCCCCTGTCGACGGCGCTTTCCTCCGGCCGGATCAACCACGCGTACCTGTTCTCGGGTCCGCGCGGGTGCGGCAAGACCTCGTCGGCGCGCATCCTGGCCCGCTCGCTGAACTGTGCGCAGGGTCCGACGGCCACCCCGTGCGGGGTGTGCGACTCCTGTGTGGCGCTAGCGCCGAACGGGCCCGGCAGCGTCGACGTGGTCGAACTCGACGCCGCCAGCCACGGCGGCGTGGACGACACCCGCGAGCTGCGTGACCGCGCGTTCTACGCACCCGCGCAGTCGCGGTACCGGATCTTCATCGTCGATGAAGCGCACATGGTCACCACGGCGGGCTTCAACGCGCTGCTGAAGATCGTCGAGGAGCCGCCGGAACATCTGATCTTCGTGTTCGCGACCACCGAACCGGAGAAGGTGCTGCCGACCATCCGCTCGCGCACGCACCACTACCCGTTCCGGCTGCTGGCCCCGCGCACCATGCGGTCGCTGCTCGAGGGCATCTGCACGCAAGAGGGCGTGACCGTCGACGACGCGGTGTATCCGTTGGTGATCCGCGCCGGTGGCGGTTCGCCGCGCGACACGCTGTCGGTGCTCGACCAGTTGCTGGCGGGAGCAGAGGGAGACCACGTCACCTATGCGCGGGCTCTGGCGCTGCTCGGCGCGACGGACGTCGCGCTGATCGACGACGCCATCGACGCGCTCGCCGCCAACGACGCCGCCGCCCTCTTCGGGGTTGTCGAGGCGGTGATCGACGCCGGCCACGACCCGCGCCGGTTCGCGACCGACCTGCTGGAGCGGTTCCGCGACCTGATCGTGCTGCAGTCGGTGCCCGACGCGGGAGCGCGTGGAGTTGTCGACGGGCCGGAGGATGTGCTCGAGCGGATGCGCGAGCAGGCGACCCGCATCGGCACCGCGACGCTGACCCGCTACGCCGAGGTGGTGCACGCCGGGCTCGGCGAGATGCGGGGTGCCACCGCGCCTCGACTGCTGCTGGAAGTGGTGTGTGCGCGGCTGCTGCTGCCGTCGGCCAGCGACACCGAATC
This window harbors:
- a CDS encoding aminotransferase class I/II-fold pyridoxal phosphate-dependent enzyme — protein: MSFLSLGRDDLSAQHEQQKRNYAELQGKGLKLDLTRGKPAPAQLDLSNGLLDLPGKDDFRDGDGTDTRNYGGVHGLPELRAIFGELLGIPVQNLIAGNNASLELMHDVVVFSMLHGTADSPRPWSQEPKLKFLCPAPGYDRHFAITESLGIEMITVPMREDGPDVDLIEELVAADPAIKGIWCVPVYSNPTGVTYSWEVVRRLVQMRTAATDFRIIWDNAYAVHTLTHDFVRQIDVLGLAEAAGNANRPLVFASTSKITFAGAGVSFLGGSLGNIAWYLQHAGKKSIGPDKVNQLRHLRFFGDADGVRLQMQRHQELLAPKFAAVLEILSDRLGESKIASWTEPKGGYFISLDVLPGTARRTVALAKDAGIAVTEAGATFPYRKDPEDRNIRIAPTFPAEPELRAAIDGLATCALLSATESLLKG
- a CDS encoding endonuclease domain-containing protein; the encoded protein is MTELPWPFVGTEALSTGIISERAMRRLYAPMYPGVYVPRDATVSAQHRALAAWLWSKRRGVVAGLSAAAMLKTKWIDPSEAAELIHDNRRPPPKLVVRTERVLPNEVTTLGEMRVTTPARTAFDLGRHLESRTVAVQRLDALANATGLKHVDVEAVIAAHAGARDIPRLRCVLPLVDGGAESPQETVARLALIDAGLPAPQTQVQVFDEYGQFVARVDMAYEDFKVAIEYDGPQHWTDPGVRQRDIDKQFVLTGLGWLIIRVSRDLLRYRRATYVARVESALHSRGFRL
- a CDS encoding DNA polymerase III subunits gamma/tau gives rise to the protein MALYRKYRPATFAEVVGQEHVTEPLSTALSSGRINHAYLFSGPRGCGKTSSARILARSLNCAQGPTATPCGVCDSCVALAPNGPGSVDVVELDAASHGGVDDTRELRDRAFYAPAQSRYRIFIVDEAHMVTTAGFNALLKIVEEPPEHLIFVFATTEPEKVLPTIRSRTHHYPFRLLAPRTMRSLLEGICTQEGVTVDDAVYPLVIRAGGGSPRDTLSVLDQLLAGAEGDHVTYARALALLGATDVALIDDAIDALAANDAAALFGVVEAVIDAGHDPRRFATDLLERFRDLIVLQSVPDAGARGVVDGPEDVLERMREQATRIGTATLTRYAEVVHAGLGEMRGATAPRLLLEVVCARLLLPSASDTESALLQRVERIETRLDMSIPAGEGTAAQGSGPPRQYARKSRVAEPHAPEQTRAEPAPEEKAPAEPAPEEKAPEPAPEEKAPSPPPVRPPSDPVVEAPAAAGEPNAAAVRSMWSTVRDKVRERSRTTEVMLSGAIVRSIEGDTLVLSHDSAPLAKRLAEQRNADVIREALKDALGVNWKIRCETGSADPAPAQPKRAADVPAPPQRDEDEEDMLAEAGSDTSDTPRRDPEEAALELLQNELGARRIDG